A window of Alkalicoccobacillus plakortidis contains these coding sequences:
- a CDS encoding PH domain-containing protein, whose protein sequence is MSEQEIQLHKPYRLHATFLLSEGLSVVKGFIFPIILMWVVNANSDSTFILIAKWGLLVIVAGSILLAILQWFHFRYQFNEQELHIRKGGLNKKEQFIRYHRIQNVSKTTNIIGKLFRVTTLKLETEASSDATIHLKMVKRDQANAIQTFLEAKGKQTDNELAEQKIDSKTHHYTVTNKELMKASFTSFSILALIPILITIFFNVDEIFSLDGYLESTWDFLKDHWIWLAVSIIILLIISSLFGIVTTFLQYGRFEVRSDNDRIYIKKGLLQVKEISLLKSKVQGVSVSKTIIRRWFGIAKVRLMCAGGEGEGDEAESAVIFPFLSIDRIPELLPEIIPGFTYSQPEKKLPRRALWVKLLRPSYFWMFVSVIVFIAWSHLWYVCLILLLLIILNRLLDYKYTRYQISDSYTQVEIGGIFNELTTTGMKKIEEVTLQETWLQRQLD, encoded by the coding sequence ATGAGTGAGCAAGAGATTCAATTACATAAGCCATACAGACTTCACGCTACCTTCCTTTTGTCTGAAGGGCTATCAGTAGTGAAAGGATTCATTTTTCCTATCATTTTAATGTGGGTAGTTAATGCAAATTCTGACTCTACATTTATCTTAATCGCAAAATGGGGACTACTCGTTATCGTAGCTGGTTCCATCCTATTAGCCATTCTCCAATGGTTTCATTTTCGTTATCAGTTCAATGAACAGGAACTACACATTAGGAAGGGTGGGTTAAATAAAAAAGAACAATTTATTCGATACCATCGAATTCAAAATGTCTCCAAAACAACAAATATAATTGGAAAACTGTTTCGAGTCACAACTCTTAAGCTAGAAACAGAGGCATCTAGTGATGCTACAATTCATTTGAAAATGGTGAAACGCGATCAAGCAAATGCCATCCAAACGTTTTTAGAGGCTAAGGGTAAGCAAACTGATAACGAATTGGCTGAACAGAAAATAGACTCTAAAACGCATCATTATACGGTCACGAATAAAGAGTTAATGAAAGCGTCCTTTACATCGTTTAGTATTCTTGCTTTAATCCCTATATTGATCACAATCTTTTTTAATGTGGATGAAATTTTTTCTCTTGATGGGTATCTCGAGAGTACGTGGGACTTTCTAAAGGATCACTGGATTTGGTTAGCGGTATCCATTATCATTCTTCTGATCATCTCGAGTTTATTTGGAATTGTAACAACCTTTTTGCAATATGGTCGCTTTGAAGTACGAAGTGATAACGATCGAATCTATATTAAAAAGGGTTTATTACAAGTGAAGGAAATTTCTTTACTTAAGAGTAAAGTTCAAGGTGTGAGTGTATCTAAGACAATCATTAGGCGATGGTTTGGTATTGCAAAGGTCAGATTAATGTGTGCAGGTGGAGAAGGTGAAGGGGATGAAGCTGAGTCAGCAGTTATTTTTCCTTTTTTATCGATTGATAGAATACCAGAACTTCTTCCAGAGATTATTCCTGGTTTTACGTACAGCCAGCCAGAAAAAAAACTGCCACGACGTGCATTATGGGTAAAACTCTTACGACCAAGCTATTTCTGGATGTTTGTGTCTGTCATTGTTTTCATTGCTTGGAGTCATTTATGGTATGTCTGCCTAATTCTACTTCTTCTGATTATCTTAAACCGATTACTTGATTATAAGTACACTAGATATCAGATTAGTGATTCATATACTCAGGTTGAAATTGGTGGGATTTTCAACGAGCTCACTACAACAGGAATGAAAAAAATTGAAGAGGTGACGTTGCAGGAAACTTGGTTGCAACGTCAGTTGGACTAG